In Nicotiana tabacum cultivar K326 chromosome 19, ASM71507v2, whole genome shotgun sequence, one DNA window encodes the following:
- the LOC107806419 gene encoding dnaJ protein ERDJ3B, translating into MAHGRSKLILLLLCCLSYTLSIAIAAKSYYDILQVSKGASDEQIKRAYRKLALKYHPDKNQGNEEANKKFAEINNAYEVLSDSEKRNIYDRYGEEGLKQHAASGGGRGAGMNIQDIFSQFFGGGSMEEEEEKIVKGDDVIVDLDATLEDLYNGGSLKVWREKNILKPAPGKRRCNCRNEVYHRQIGPGMFQQMTEQVCDQCPNVKFEREGYHITVDIEKGMQDGQEVVFYEDGEPKIDGEPGDLKFRIRTAPHDQFKREGNDLRTTVTITLVQALVGFEKTIKHLDDHLVDISSKGITKPKEVRKFKGEGMPLHFSDKKGDLYVKFEVLFPTSLTEDQKKQIKEILG; encoded by the exons ATGGCGCATGGAAGATCAAAGTTAATCCtcttgttgttgtgttgtttatCATACACTTTATCAATTGCCATTGCAGC GAAAAGTTACTATGATATATTGCAAGTTTCAAAAGGTGCTTCAGATGAACAGATTAAACGCGCTTATCGGAAGCTTGCGTTAAAGTATCACCCTGATAAAAACCAAGGAAATGAGGAGGCTAACAAGAAATTCGCTGAAATCAATAATG CTTATGAAGTGCTGTCGGACAGTGAAAAGAGGAATATATACGACAGGTATGGAGAAGAGGGTCTTAAACAACACGCTGCTAGCGGAGGAGGCAGAGGTGCTGGAATGAACATTCAAGACATATTTAGCCA GTTTTTTGGTGGGGGCTCaatggaggaggaggaagagaagATTGTGAAAGGTGATGATGTAATTGTTGATTTGGATGCAACATTGGAAGACTTATACAATGGGGGCTCCTTGAAG GTTTGGAGGGAGAAAAACATTTTAAAACCGGCACCGGGTAAGAGGCGGTGCAACTGCCGAAATGAGGTATATCATCGACAAATCGGTCCAGGAATGTTTCAGCAGATGACTGAGCAG GTCTGTGACCAATGCCCCAACGTGAAGTTTGAAAGGGAGGGCTACCACATTACTGTGGATATTGAGAAAGGAATGCAAGATGGTCAG GAAGTGGTCTTTTATGAGGATGGTGAGCCTAAGATAGATGGTGAACCTGGAGACCTGAAG TTCCGCATCCGCACAGCTCCTCATGACCAGTTCAAAAGGGAAGGAAACGACCTTCGCACCACTGTTACTATAACTCTG GTGCAAGCTCTGGTTGGTTTTGAGAAGACCATTAAACATCTCGATGATCATCTAGTGGATATTAGTTCAAAG GGAATCACTAAACCAAAGGAAGTGAGAAAGTTTAAAGGCGAAGGGATGCCACTGCATTTTAGTGACAAGAAGGGTGATTTATATGTTAAATTTGAGGTTCTTTTCCCCACATCATTGACGGAGGACCAGAAGAAACAGATCAAGGAAATTCTTGGTTAA